The following are encoded in a window of Mannheimia varigena genomic DNA:
- a CDS encoding phosphoribosyltransferase family protein: MNVFGFRCFHCDKSLAVGIHGFCSICQKQMKKPPYCTHCGMSSLAYRDYCGYCLKNEPKWQKLVRVGEYKQPLSHWIHRFKFQQQYWLDQALARQLLLAIKQAQREQGLRLPEVIMPVPLFWQRYWQRGFNQSELLSRWLAKWLNIPLDNQSLIRQRKTISQRDLSAAQRRKNLKRAFSYQPIREYKRVAIVDDVLTTGSTLNAICTELLKWNVEEIQVWVLARA, encoded by the coding sequence ATGAATGTATTTGGCTTTCGTTGTTTTCACTGTGATAAATCATTGGCAGTTGGTATTCACGGATTTTGCAGCATTTGCCAAAAGCAAATGAAAAAGCCACCTTACTGCACTCATTGTGGAATGAGTTCTTTAGCGTACCGTGATTATTGCGGTTATTGTTTAAAAAATGAACCTAAGTGGCAAAAATTAGTGCGAGTGGGAGAGTATAAACAGCCGCTTTCTCATTGGATACATCGCTTTAAATTTCAGCAACAATATTGGCTCGATCAAGCCCTTGCTCGACAATTGCTTTTAGCTATAAAACAAGCTCAACGGGAGCAAGGTTTGAGATTGCCGGAAGTGATTATGCCTGTGCCGTTATTTTGGCAGCGATATTGGCAGAGAGGTTTTAATCAAAGCGAATTGTTAAGCCGTTGGTTAGCTAAATGGCTAAATATTCCGTTGGATAATCAAAGTTTAATAAGGCAGCGGAAGACCATCTCGCAACGAGATCTTAGTGCAGCACAACGCCGTAAAAATTTAAAAAGAGCTTTTAGCTATCAACCTATCAGAGAGTATAAGCGAGTAGCGATTGTTGATGATGTACTTACAACAGGTTCAACGCTGAATGCAATTTGTACCGAGTTATTGAAATGGAATGTTGAAGAAATTCAAGTTTGGGTGTTAGCAAGGGCTTAA
- a CDS encoding zinc ribbon domain-containing protein, whose protein sequence is MALHRCPECRKRISDSVESCPHCGFSFKEADLEIYRQKLEQRRLHNQEVNRKSIKLQLIWLGIFAAVIGIATIVAN, encoded by the coding sequence ATGGCATTACACCGCTGCCCGGAGTGCAGAAAACGTATCAGCGACAGCGTAGAAAGCTGTCCGCATTGTGGTTTTTCTTTCAAAGAGGCGGATTTAGAAATCTATCGCCAAAAATTAGAGCAGCGCCGATTACACAACCAAGAAGTGAACCGCAAAAGTATAAAATTACAACTGATATGGTTGGGAATATTTGCAGCTGTAATTGGAATAGCAACAATAGTAGCTAATTAA
- a CDS encoding DoxX family protein, with amino-acid sequence MNSTLNNLQPLALLITRIVAGYMFLLHGTAKFFEFPMSMTNGNGGVPFFSIYGAAGILEIVGGIFFILGLFTRQTAFLLSGMMAYAFFIVHGAQGNVLLPLLNGGELAGLYSVLFLTFIFIGAGKYSLDAKLFSKA; translated from the coding sequence ATGAACTCAACTTTAAACAACTTACAACCGCTTGCTCTTTTAATTACCCGTATCGTAGCAGGTTATATGTTCTTACTTCACGGCACGGCAAAATTCTTTGAATTCCCAATGTCGATGACCAACGGTAACGGCGGTGTACCATTCTTCTCAATTTACGGTGCGGCAGGTATTTTAGAAATTGTAGGCGGTATCTTCTTTATTTTAGGTTTATTTACACGCCAGACTGCATTTTTGCTTTCAGGTATGATGGCGTACGCATTTTTCATTGTTCACGGAGCTCAAGGAAATGTTTTATTACCATTATTAAATGGCGGAGAATTAGCAGGGCTTTACTCAGTTTTATTCTTAACCTTTATTTTTATTGGTGCAGGAAAATATTCTCTCGATGCAAAATTATTCAGTAAAGCTTAG